Proteins from a single region of Crassaminicella profunda:
- a CDS encoding recombinase family protein → MKSQLEKMTEIEEYIKAQQKFNQPKDKNKEKEEKTTPYEPTPEDYAAVYARKSGPQDTFSIPSQLEDCKKFIKGNNLILYDTYQDKKSGRKMRFYDRPGFKKLLNDLAAGMFKTVVLTRRDRLSRRVDDFMQIRRIFRHYDVRVFYVNEGELVSSQHSYLSSFLENMLIAISTLEPENIVRRTTDGRQFLRNDGIYQSRNYPPYGYKKKEGKKHEFEEIPQQIDFAKKIFASFMIFPCTDIDYDTAIKQFADQMNTIENADRKFNKQFIIDFLQRPVYGGKIRKMEIDDIEDFVEWAEENERYILLDEGFRECTNIDGLIAWEDWKTCYLKFYKLKYGIPEPQYLFGNLLYCQKCNSPIQLVKNTNIYSCNQGCTNIDIDLLIYKIFHQVIFDCDNAIIQGILKKKLDTLNTEIRNQKNDLTTKEQKFRKQIDDYAKSMTTSNRKKIAELQGKIKEIRSTINNLGQEKAIFTSAMNNLPTLKEQLADFNLTDTTYIQRNWQTYQDLLIKFISKVVLQPKGHDYTINIQYI, encoded by the coding sequence ATGAAAAGTCAACTAGAAAAAATGACTGAGATCGAAGAATATATCAAAGCACAACAAAAATTTAATCAACCAAAAGATAAAAATAAGGAGAAAGAAGAAAAAACAACTCCATATGAACCAACCCCAGAAGATTATGCAGCTGTCTATGCAAGAAAATCAGGTCCTCAAGATACCTTTTCAATTCCTTCGCAATTAGAGGATTGTAAAAAGTTTATTAAAGGAAACAATCTGATCCTTTATGATACCTATCAAGACAAAAAATCTGGTAGAAAAATGCGTTTCTATGATCGCCCAGGATTTAAAAAGCTCCTTAATGATTTGGCAGCAGGTATGTTCAAAACAGTCGTTCTCACTAGAAGAGATCGTCTTTCACGTAGAGTTGATGACTTTATGCAGATTCGTAGAATTTTTCGCCATTATGATGTTCGTGTTTTTTATGTAAATGAAGGCGAACTAGTAAGCAGTCAGCATAGCTATCTGTCTAGCTTCCTTGAAAACATGCTCATAGCTATAAGCACCTTAGAACCTGAAAACATTGTAAGAAGAACTACAGATGGAAGACAATTTTTAAGGAATGATGGTATATATCAATCTAGAAATTATCCTCCCTATGGCTATAAGAAAAAAGAAGGAAAAAAACATGAATTTGAAGAAATCCCTCAACAAATTGACTTTGCTAAAAAAATTTTTGCATCTTTTATGATATTTCCATGTACAGACATAGACTATGATACTGCAATAAAACAATTTGCAGATCAAATGAATACTATAGAAAATGCTGATAGAAAGTTCAACAAACAATTCATCATCGATTTCCTCCAAAGACCTGTATATGGGGGTAAAATACGAAAAATGGAAATAGATGATATAGAAGATTTTGTAGAATGGGCTGAAGAAAATGAACGTTATATTCTATTAGATGAAGGATTTAGAGAATGCACAAACATAGATGGTTTGATCGCTTGGGAAGATTGGAAAACATGTTATCTAAAGTTTTATAAACTAAAGTATGGTATTCCTGAACCCCAGTATTTGTTTGGAAATTTGCTGTACTGCCAAAAGTGTAATTCCCCTATTCAACTTGTAAAAAACACAAATATTTATTCATGTAATCAAGGATGTACAAATATAGACATAGATTTGCTCATCTATAAAATATTTCATCAAGTCATATTTGATTGTGACAATGCAATCATTCAAGGGATTCTTAAGAAAAAATTAGATACCTTAAATACTGAAATAAGAAATCAAAAAAATGATTTAACCACAAAGGAACAAAAGTTTAGAAAACAAATTGATGATTATGCTAAATCCATGACAACATCTAATAGAAAAAAAATAGCAGAATTACAAGGAAAAATAAAAGAAATTAGATCCACTATCAATAACCTAGGACAAGAAAAAGCCATATTTACAAGTGCTATGAATAACCTCCCTACACTCAAAGAACAATTAGCAGACTTTAACCTTACAGATACGACCTATATTCAAAGAAACTGGCAAACTTATCAGGATCTTTTGATCAAATTTATTTCAAAGGTGGTGCTACAACCTAAAGGCCATGACTATACAATCAACATCCAATACATCTAA
- a CDS encoding helix-turn-helix domain-containing protein — MSTIYKELGKKIREYRKTKHYSTAEFADRLNVSSGLINNIENGRYDVFKLELLHKIIEALDISSTELIDPSYINFNQVDINKHSIDISLKALCNTSNQTPTFLKDHISTLIDLYLSIASDSQFDEESMNIVIDHIQHEINFCKKLHTHNNSHY, encoded by the coding sequence ATGTCTACTATTTATAAAGAACTGGGTAAAAAAATACGTGAATATCGAAAAACCAAACATTATTCAACTGCTGAATTTGCAGATCGATTAAATGTATCATCTGGTCTAATCAATAATATTGAAAATGGGAGATATGATGTCTTTAAGCTTGAACTACTCCATAAAATCATAGAAGCATTAGATATTTCTTCTACTGAGCTTATAGATCCATCATACATAAACTTTAATCAAGTAGATATAAACAAGCATTCTATCGATATATCATTAAAAGCTTTATGTAACACTTCTAATCAAACACCTACTTTCTTAAAAGATCATATAAGTACGCTTATAGATTTGTATCTATCTATTGCTTCTGATTCACAATTTGACGAAGAATCTATGAATATTGTTATAGATCACATTCAACATGAAATCAATTTCTGTAAAAAGCTACATACACATAACAATTCCCACTACTAG
- a CDS encoding NACHT domain-containing protein, with protein MNEIILTTAGALVGTVVETWVKPKLEDLYKKKEIDHNFYNLVSENFANYLSEVYKNQLVINTIVFRNQQKIIDELYFPLYVNKYDNEGENVSIQIDKYVDEFIPKYKKILITDTAGMGKSTIMKWLFISAIRQKVGIPIFIELRKLSKDNKVIKQIFKSINPIDNNFNTEYILKLLKRGDFIFFFDGYDEIPTKDREEVTNDIQEFISKTGENLFIISSREERALMSFGDFQRFNIKPLEKEEAYDLIKKYDKNGDVSKELITKIGVDENFKLLKEFLTNPLMVSLLYKAYEFKKSIPYKKHIFYRQVYDALFEDHDYTKGGSFVHEKKSKLDIDDFETILKIIAYESFKKGKIIFDRDEIIQLIKIAKEKSPHIQFKESEFLEDLIVSVPLFAKDGVDYKWIHKSFQEYFAAKYICHNLKNKQKDILVSMSRSMNNDNYYNVLDFCYDIDYLTFKRTIIFDLISNYIEYYNNSYKNFISDEITNKNINMRKRITFLYEYFIIGKKDFDGADLSEVHKKCAEKIRDIIFEKNIRFRGLMRSSLFDDFAIGYCSSPHTNIAKLLYNKGEDFIKFEYNPMQIEELVLQGLTYDDPIFLNDSKDNVLNENNNFTIMNEIINELKEREPDDISKCLELDIDKCIRLKVLIEKEIQKENEEVDIF; from the coding sequence ATGAATGAGATAATATTAACTACAGCAGGAGCTTTAGTGGGTACAGTAGTTGAAACTTGGGTTAAGCCGAAGTTAGAAGATTTATATAAAAAGAAGGAAATAGATCATAATTTTTATAATCTAGTTTCTGAAAACTTTGCTAATTATTTAAGTGAAGTTTATAAGAATCAGTTAGTAATCAATACAATAGTATTTCGTAACCAGCAGAAAATAATTGACGAGTTATATTTTCCGTTATATGTGAATAAATATGATAATGAAGGTGAAAATGTAAGCATTCAGATAGATAAATATGTTGATGAATTTATTCCAAAGTATAAGAAAATACTAATTACAGATACCGCAGGAATGGGTAAATCTACGATTATGAAATGGTTGTTTATTAGTGCTATTAGGCAGAAAGTTGGCATACCCATATTTATTGAATTGAGAAAACTTTCTAAAGATAATAAAGTTATAAAACAGATTTTTAAGAGTATCAATCCTATAGATAACAATTTTAATACTGAATATATACTAAAGTTATTGAAAAGAGGTGATTTTATTTTCTTCTTTGATGGATATGATGAAATTCCTACTAAAGATAGAGAAGAAGTGACGAATGATATTCAAGAATTTATATCTAAAACTGGAGAAAATTTGTTTATCATCTCATCAAGAGAAGAAAGAGCACTAATGAGTTTTGGAGATTTCCAGCGTTTTAATATTAAACCATTAGAAAAAGAAGAAGCATATGATTTAATTAAAAAATATGATAAAAATGGGGATGTATCTAAAGAACTAATTACTAAAATTGGAGTTGATGAAAATTTTAAGTTGTTAAAAGAATTTTTAACAAATCCATTAATGGTATCACTTTTATATAAAGCATATGAGTTTAAAAAATCCATCCCATACAAGAAACATATCTTTTATAGACAAGTATATGATGCATTATTTGAAGACCATGATTATACAAAAGGTGGAAGTTTTGTTCATGAAAAGAAGAGTAAACTAGATATTGATGATTTCGAAACTATATTAAAGATAATTGCTTATGAATCATTTAAAAAGGGAAAAATTATATTTGACAGAGATGAGATTATACAACTAATTAAAATTGCAAAAGAAAAGAGTCCGCATATTCAGTTTAAAGAAAGTGAGTTTTTAGAGGATTTAATAGTATCTGTTCCTTTGTTTGCCAAAGATGGTGTAGATTATAAATGGATACATAAATCATTCCAAGAATACTTTGCAGCTAAATATATATGTCATAATTTAAAAAATAAACAGAAAGATATATTAGTAAGCATGAGTAGAAGTATGAATAATGATAACTACTATAATGTTTTAGATTTTTGCTATGATATTGATTATCTTACATTCAAAAGAACAATAATATTTGATTTGATATCAAATTACATAGAATACTATAATAATTCTTATAAGAATTTCATTTCAGATGAAATAACGAACAAGAACATTAATATGAGAAAACGAATAACGTTTTTGTATGAGTATTTTATTATTGGTAAAAAAGACTTTGATGGAGCTGATTTGTCAGAGGTGCATAAAAAATGTGCAGAGAAAATACGAGATATTATTTTTGAGAAAAATATACGTTTTCGAGGTTTAATGAGAAGCTCTTTATTTGACGACTTTGCTATTGGATATTGTAGTTCTCCTCATACAAATATAGCTAAACTATTATATAATAAAGGAGAAGATTTTATAAAATTTGAGTACAATCCAATGCAAATAGAGGAATTGGTACTACAAGGATTAACTTATGATGATCCAATATTTTTAAATGATTCTAAAGACAATGTATTGAATGAAAATAATAACTTTACGATAATGAATGAAATTATTAATGAATTAAAAGAAAGAGAACCAGATGATATATCAAAGTGTTTGGAGTTAGATATTGATAAATGCATTAGATTAAAAGTACTAATAGAAAAAGAAATCCAAAAAGAAAATGAAGAGGTTGACATATTTTAG
- a CDS encoding recombinase family protein, with product MKKRVIGYTRVSTQMQADEGLSLEAQKTNLEDYCKRYDYEFLGIYQDAGLSGKNTNRPELMKLIHDAQKKLFDIVLVWKISRISRNLKDLLTIVEDLEKHDIALISCTEPFDTSTHLGKAFLQILGTFAELERNTLAENVKMSLIDNAKKGKWNGGLVYGYDAVDGELFVNEEESAVVKKIYDLYIQGWGYGKIINHLNSQYIKSKRGAAWTLQQIKRTLSNPIYIGEKSYNKIIDKGTNPRVNPKEEAIIIHENSHIPIIEQSRFELVQRLIKSKSLRKQNLKHIHLLSGILKCPYCHEGMVTKRAGGKKVDGVRVYRNYYQCQTYHNKRGCRSFLVNEEKMEADVLEHLVKFFSDEEIVRFTLMLLNKKINKKNQPLQEKLSEIEKELHKNREEINNLIHFISKTPNIDHTQFEEEVQKRQKEIELLQKERMKNLQRVNGNGIEEIDIDRAMKYVRKIKDTLENCTDRETLRRLIATIVSDVLVDENKELVEIKVWFNNITELDSTTIRLPLGNSRERERNYNSSN from the coding sequence ATGAAAAAGCGTGTGATTGGATACACAAGAGTTAGCACGCAGATGCAGGCAGATGAAGGATTGTCCCTGGAAGCACAAAAGACCAACCTAGAGGATTATTGCAAAAGATATGATTATGAGTTTTTAGGAATCTATCAAGATGCAGGACTTTCAGGCAAAAATACCAATAGACCTGAATTGATGAAATTGATTCATGATGCACAAAAAAAGCTATTTGATATTGTTTTGGTATGGAAGATTAGTCGGATTTCTAGAAATTTGAAGGATCTTTTAACCATTGTTGAGGATTTAGAAAAACATGATATAGCTCTTATTAGCTGTACAGAACCCTTTGATACTTCTACCCATTTGGGAAAGGCATTTTTGCAGATATTAGGTACCTTTGCAGAGCTTGAAAGAAATACTTTGGCTGAGAATGTCAAGATGTCTCTTATTGATAATGCGAAAAAGGGAAAGTGGAATGGGGGATTGGTATATGGATATGATGCTGTAGATGGAGAACTCTTTGTCAATGAAGAAGAATCAGCCGTTGTAAAGAAAATATATGATTTGTATATACAGGGATGGGGTTATGGGAAAATCATCAACCATTTAAATAGTCAGTATATCAAGTCAAAAAGAGGTGCAGCATGGACCTTACAGCAGATTAAGAGGACACTGTCTAATCCTATTTACATAGGAGAGAAATCCTACAATAAAATCATCGACAAAGGAACAAACCCTAGAGTGAATCCAAAAGAGGAAGCTATTATTATCCATGAAAATTCTCATATTCCTATTATTGAACAAAGTCGGTTTGAATTGGTACAAAGACTGATAAAATCCAAATCCTTAAGAAAGCAAAATCTAAAACATATCCATTTATTATCAGGAATTTTGAAATGTCCCTATTGTCATGAGGGGATGGTGACAAAAAGAGCAGGTGGGAAAAAAGTAGATGGGGTAAGAGTCTATAGAAACTATTACCAATGTCAGACTTATCATAATAAGAGAGGATGCAGGTCATTTTTAGTCAATGAAGAAAAGATGGAAGCGGATGTTTTAGAGCATTTGGTGAAGTTTTTTTCGGATGAAGAGATTGTAAGGTTTACCTTGATGTTACTTAATAAAAAGATTAATAAGAAAAATCAACCTCTACAAGAAAAGCTATCAGAGATTGAAAAAGAACTACATAAAAATAGAGAAGAAATTAATAATTTAATTCATTTTATTTCAAAGACACCGAATATTGATCATACACAATTTGAGGAAGAAGTTCAAAAAAGGCAAAAGGAAATAGAACTATTGCAAAAAGAAAGAATGAAAAATCTTCAAAGGGTTAATGGAAATGGAATCGAAGAAATAGATATTGATAGGGCTATGAAGTATGTAAGAAAGATCAAAGATACATTAGAAAATTGTACAGATAGAGAAACTTTAAGAAGGTTGATTGCAACCATTGTGAGTGATGTACTTGTAGATGAAAATAAGGAACTTGTGGAGATTAAAGTTTGGTTTAACAATATTACTGAGTTAGACAGTACTACGATTAGGTTGCCATTAGGTAACTCTCGGGAACGCGAGAGAAATTACAACTCGAGCAATTAA
- a CDS encoding GGDEF domain-containing response regulator, with translation MVQKEKIMIERIVDKRKPSILVVDDSKLMRVTFRKFLENEGYDVIEAKDGMKAIDLFLELKPDIVLMDFVMPGMSGVTACAKLQELPDGKNTPVIMITSLEDEDSVNLAFEAGATDYISKPINWAVLRQRLNRLLRARHTEMNLNQSEAFARSIINHAVEGIITIDKNGTIGYINPAAEKIFGYRSSEIIGKNIDRIIPKLYYRDYENMDMKDSFINTNKEIIAQRKDESILPIDFTVSKFYVGQKCFFTIILRDITERKRYEEMIKYQAFYDSLTGLPNRLLLKERMALEISHAKQTKQKLGLMYLDLDRFKLINDTLGHDIGDKLLKEIANRLKRCVRQDDTVARIGGDEFVVLLPGINRGENIGKIANKILKAIREPVIIDDHELYLTISIGVTIYPDDGEMEETLLTNADVAMYRAKEKGKNNFQLYTSALNDKALERLAMENSLRRALEYKEFVVYYQPKVNAKTEEVIGTEALIRWQHPNWGLVPPQKFIPIAEETGLIVPIGEWVLRTACVQNKALQNAGFPPLTVAVNLSARQFELQDLTKMVSGILEETGLEPQYLELEITESIAMQNIDHTLKMINELKTMGVKFAIDDFGTGYSSLSQLNSFSINKLKIDRSFVSKIDGEKGNSIIASTVLALGKSLELGVVAEGVETKEQVDFFKENECDEMQGYYFGRPMPNEEFEKFYNKKIHES, from the coding sequence GTGGTACAAAAAGAAAAAATTATGATTGAAAGAATAGTGGATAAAAGAAAACCTTCAATTCTAGTAGTAGATGATTCTAAATTGATGAGAGTTACGTTTAGGAAATTTTTAGAAAATGAAGGATATGATGTTATTGAGGCGAAAGATGGTATGAAAGCTATCGATCTCTTTTTAGAACTAAAACCAGATATTGTTTTAATGGATTTTGTAATGCCAGGGATGAGTGGTGTTACTGCCTGTGCAAAGTTACAAGAATTACCTGATGGGAAAAATACTCCTGTGATTATGATTACATCTCTTGAAGATGAGGATTCTGTAAACTTAGCTTTTGAAGCGGGTGCTACTGATTATATTAGTAAGCCCATAAATTGGGCTGTTTTACGTCAAAGATTAAATCGTTTACTACGTGCTAGACATACAGAAATGAATCTTAATCAAAGTGAAGCATTTGCTCGTTCTATCATTAATCATGCAGTTGAAGGAATTATCACGATTGATAAAAATGGAACAATAGGATATATTAATCCTGCAGCTGAAAAAATCTTTGGCTATAGATCTAGTGAAATAATTGGGAAAAACATTGATAGGATTATTCCAAAACTTTATTATAGAGATTACGAAAATATGGATATGAAAGATTCATTTATAAATACAAATAAAGAAATAATTGCCCAGCGAAAAGATGAATCTATATTACCTATTGATTTTACAGTAAGTAAGTTTTATGTAGGACAGAAATGTTTTTTTACTATTATTTTGAGAGATATTACAGAACGAAAACGTTATGAAGAAATGATCAAATATCAAGCTTTTTATGATTCTTTGACTGGACTACCGAATAGACTTTTGCTAAAAGAACGTATGGCTCTTGAGATTTCTCATGCCAAACAGACGAAGCAAAAACTAGGTTTAATGTATCTTGATTTAGATAGATTTAAGCTAATTAATGATACTTTAGGACATGATATTGGAGATAAATTATTAAAAGAAATTGCTAATAGATTAAAAAGATGTGTGCGTCAAGATGATACAGTTGCCCGTATAGGAGGAGATGAATTTGTAGTTTTACTTCCAGGAATCAATCGTGGAGAAAATATAGGTAAAATAGCGAATAAAATTCTTAAAGCTATCAGGGAGCCAGTAATAATAGATGATCATGAACTTTATCTTACGATTAGTATTGGTGTTACGATTTATCCTGATGATGGTGAAATGGAGGAGACTTTACTCACCAATGCTGACGTTGCAATGTATCGGGCAAAAGAAAAGGGGAAAAATAATTTTCAACTTTATACATCAGCATTGAATGACAAAGCTCTTGAACGATTAGCAATGGAAAATAGTTTGCGGCGTGCCTTAGAATATAAGGAATTTGTAGTTTATTATCAACCTAAAGTAAATGCTAAAACTGAGGAAGTAATTGGAACAGAAGCTTTGATACGTTGGCAACATCCTAATTGGGGACTAGTTCCTCCACAAAAGTTTATTCCTATAGCTGAAGAAACAGGGTTAATTGTACCCATTGGAGAATGGGTATTGCGTACTGCTTGTGTCCAAAATAAGGCATTACAAAATGCGGGATTTCCTCCTTTGACGGTAGCGGTGAATCTATCGGCTCGTCAATTTGAACTGCAAGACTTAACAAAAATGGTCTCAGGAATATTGGAAGAAACGGGACTAGAACCTCAATATTTGGAATTAGAAATTACAGAAAGTATAGCTATGCAGAATATTGATCATACACTTAAGATGATTAATGAATTAAAAACAATGGGGGTCAAGTTTGCCATAGATGATTTTGGCACAGGATATTCTTCTTTAAGTCAATTAAATAGTTTTTCAATCAATAAATTGAAAATTGACAGGTCTTTTGTAAGTAAAATTGATGGAGAAAAAGGGAATTCAATTATTGCTTCAACTGTTTTGGCTCTAGGAAAAAGTCTTGAATTAGGGGTAGTTGCTGAAGGTGTAGAAACGAAAGAACAAGTTGATTTTTTTAAGGAAAATGAGTGTGATGAGATGCAGGGGTATTATTTTGGTAGACCTATGCCTAATGAAGAGTTTGAAAAATTTTATAATAAAAAAATTCATGAAAGTTAA
- the hydG gene encoding [FeFe] hydrogenase H-cluster radical SAM maturase HydG, which yields MFVKKDFINEEEIWGFLEKGKNPDPAEIREIIEKSKGKNRLEPHETAKLLHVNDPELLEEMFKAAAEIKQDVYGNRIVFFAPLYVGNKCINNCIYCGFRRDNKEIIRKTLTEKELQNEVKAMVKKGHKRTILVFGEHPAYDADYISGVLQTVYATKEGRGEIRRANINAAPMDVEGYKKLHDVGIGTYQIFQETYHHETYRKLHPKGDLKGDYQWRLYGLDRAIKGGIDDVGIGALFGVYDWRFEVMGLLYHTIHLENTFGGIGPHTISFPRLEPALNTPFAIDSKYLVSDEQFKKILAIIRLSVPYTGMILTARERPEIRDALIPMGISQVDAGSRIGIGGYEEAEKGLIPEREQFQLGDIRSLDEVIRKVCEFGYVTSFCTAGYRAGRTGDHFMSLAKPGHVHRYCMPNAMLTFKEYLLDYASEETRKAGEKVIQDELNRFNKSYPDRGKLLQQKLKQIEEGNRDVYI from the coding sequence ATTTTTGTGAAAAAAGATTTTATTAATGAAGAAGAAATTTGGGGTTTTTTAGAAAAGGGGAAAAATCCTGACCCAGCAGAAATAAGAGAAATCATAGAAAAATCTAAAGGAAAGAATAGATTAGAACCTCATGAAACGGCAAAATTATTACACGTAAATGATCCTGAATTGTTAGAGGAGATGTTTAAGGCTGCAGCAGAAATTAAGCAGGATGTTTATGGAAATAGAATTGTATTTTTTGCTCCTCTTTATGTAGGAAATAAATGTATTAATAATTGTATATATTGTGGATTTAGAAGGGATAACAAAGAAATTATTAGAAAAACATTAACAGAAAAAGAATTACAAAATGAAGTAAAAGCTATGGTTAAAAAAGGTCATAAAAGAACAATCCTTGTATTTGGAGAACATCCAGCTTATGATGCAGACTATATTTCTGGTGTGCTTCAAACAGTGTATGCTACAAAAGAAGGGCGTGGGGAAATAAGAAGAGCCAATATTAATGCAGCACCAATGGATGTGGAGGGTTATAAAAAGCTGCATGATGTTGGTATTGGTACTTATCAAATATTTCAAGAGACATATCATCATGAGACTTATAGAAAACTTCATCCCAAAGGTGATTTAAAGGGTGATTATCAATGGAGACTTTATGGCTTGGATAGAGCTATCAAAGGGGGCATTGATGATGTAGGTATAGGGGCACTTTTTGGAGTGTATGATTGGAGATTTGAAGTTATGGGGCTATTGTATCATACCATTCATTTAGAGAATACTTTTGGGGGGATAGGGCCTCATACCATTTCGTTCCCGAGACTTGAACCAGCTTTAAATACACCATTTGCTATAGATTCTAAATATCTTGTTTCGGATGAACAATTTAAAAAAATTCTTGCAATTATACGTTTATCTGTTCCTTATACAGGAATGATTTTAACGGCAAGAGAAAGACCAGAAATAAGAGATGCACTGATTCCTATGGGTATTTCTCAAGTAGATGCAGGATCAAGAATTGGTATAGGTGGTTATGAAGAGGCAGAGAAAGGTCTTATTCCTGAAAGAGAGCAGTTTCAATTAGGGGATATAAGATCATTAGATGAGGTCATACGAAAGGTCTGTGAATTTGGTTATGTTACATCCTTTTGTACAGCAGGATATAGAGCAGGAAGAACAGGAGATCATTTTATGTCTTTAGCAAAACCTGGTCATGTTCATAGATATTGTATGCCGAATGCCATGCTTACTTTTAAAGAATATTTATTAGATTATGCTTCAGAAGAAACAAGAAAAGCTGGAGAAAAAGTGATTCAAGATGAGTTAAATCGTTTTAATAAAAGTTATCCTGATAGAGGAAAGTTACTTCAGCAAAAGTTAAAACAAATTGAAGAAGGTAATAGAGATGTGTACATATAA
- the yunB gene encoding sporulation protein YunB, translating to MRYRRYRRRKMKGSLKAFISILLIFLVLIYGFMLVDQKIKPAFIAIAEVKAREIATRAINESVNTKVSEDIKYQDLIFIRTDNEGNVTMMQANTMMMNKLASQVALLVQDKIKQIRASSVKVPLGTVFESQLLAKYGPKININVTPIGMVNVNFKTEFEQSGINQTRHKIYLVVRTQVRIIVPFSSKATMVETAIPIAETIIVGKVPQNYIFVPKDEVLNLVPNDPAP from the coding sequence TTGCGTTATAGGAGATACCGCCGTAGAAAGATGAAGGGGAGCTTAAAAGCATTTATTAGCATATTACTTATCTTTTTAGTACTTATTTATGGGTTTATGTTAGTGGACCAAAAAATAAAACCTGCATTCATAGCAATAGCGGAAGTGAAAGCCAGAGAAATTGCAACTCGTGCAATTAATGAATCTGTAAATACGAAAGTTTCAGAAGATATAAAATATCAAGATTTAATTTTTATTAGAACAGATAATGAAGGAAATGTAACTATGATGCAAGCCAATACTATGATGATGAATAAATTAGCATCACAGGTTGCCTTGTTAGTTCAGGATAAAATTAAGCAGATCAGGGCTTCTTCAGTAAAAGTTCCGTTAGGTACGGTATTTGAGAGTCAGCTTTTAGCAAAATATGGACCCAAAATTAATATTAATGTTACCCCTATTGGAATGGTGAATGTAAATTTTAAAACAGAATTTGAACAATCAGGTATTAATCAAACAAGGCATAAGATCTATTTAGTAGTAAGAACACAAGTAAGAATCATTGTTCCCTTTTCGTCTAAAGCTACCATGGTGGAAACTGCTATACCTATTGCAGAAACAATTATTGTAGGTAAAGTACCTCAAAATTATATTTTTGTGCCTAAAGATGAAGTTCTAAACTTAGTCCCTAATGATCCGGCACCATAA